From a single Nitrogeniibacter mangrovi genomic region:
- a CDS encoding ABC transporter substrate-binding protein, with the protein MRRAWIRLLLLLATLTGAMPYARAADTLLVLSDGAPAYEQTARRIKDRLAESRPSVSVESVPIAQITSALLARATLVVTIGTRAAEVVVGRHQPDRLICALLTHQTYTRLPRVRSGAQRSAVYIDQPASRQLALIRAALPGTERIAMVFSAASRTYVDDMQTVANDAGITLRSALIDEDTPLYNALRDVLDPDGVLVAVPDTSVYNNFTIQNILLTAYRERTPVIGFSPAYVRAGAILAVYSTPEQVGDQVARVVDSALSGNPLPAPAYPVRFSVSTNPHVARSLSLELPTPGALEASIRRTEGDQP; encoded by the coding sequence ATGCGTCGCGCCTGGATCCGCCTCCTGCTGCTCTTGGCCACCCTGACGGGTGCGATGCCCTATGCCCGGGCCGCGGACACCCTGCTGGTGCTCAGCGACGGCGCCCCCGCCTACGAGCAGACCGCGCGGCGCATCAAGGACCGGCTGGCCGAATCGCGCCCGTCGGTGTCGGTCGAATCGGTACCCATCGCGCAGATCACCTCGGCGCTGCTCGCCCGCGCCACCCTGGTCGTCACCATTGGCACCCGGGCCGCCGAAGTCGTGGTCGGACGCCACCAGCCCGACCGGCTCATCTGTGCGCTGCTGACCCACCAGACCTACACCCGCCTGCCCCGCGTGCGCTCAGGGGCGCAGCGCAGCGCGGTGTACATCGACCAGCCGGCCTCGCGCCAGCTGGCGCTGATCCGCGCCGCGCTGCCCGGCACCGAACGCATCGCCATGGTGTTCAGTGCCGCCTCACGGACCTACGTGGACGACATGCAAACGGTCGCCAACGACGCTGGCATCACCCTCCGGAGCGCCCTGATCGACGAGGACACGCCGCTGTACAACGCCCTGCGGGACGTGCTCGATCCCGACGGCGTGCTGGTGGCCGTACCCGACACCTCGGTCTACAACAACTTCACCATCCAGAACATTCTGCTGACCGCCTACCGTGAGCGCACGCCGGTGATCGGCTTCTCGCCTGCCTATGTACGCGCCGGTGCCATCCTGGCGGTGTATTCGACCCCCGAGCAGGTCGGTGACCAGGTCGCGCGGGTGGTCGACTCCGCGCTATCGGGCAACCCGCTGCCGGCACCGGCCTATCCGGTTCGCTTCTCGGTCAGCACCAACCCGCACGTGGCGCGCTCGCTCTCGCTCGAACTGCCGACGCCGGGTGCGCTCGAAGCGTCGATCCGGCGCACGGAAGGCGACCAGCCATGA